One window from the genome of Nicotiana tomentosiformis chromosome 5, ASM39032v3, whole genome shotgun sequence encodes:
- the LOC138891999 gene encoding uncharacterized protein, producing MDKNYHLGKSKRRSSSVTYSHHLRVEAFNTVIDLQLSELNSRFDAVNSNLLLGMASLSPDNSFFSGSKLEDLSYELDNYILFVKEDNDFSNLKGLGDLSETLVETDLYKTWRLVFLLVKLSLILPVATATVERAFSSMKYIKNYLRSRIGDEFLNDCLVCYIEDKVFESVPNDAIIDHFQNMTTRRVQL from the exons ATGGATAAGAACTATCATCTTGGAAAGTCAAAGCGTAGGAGTTCAAGTGTTACATATTCTCATCATTTGCGTGTCGAAGCTTTTAATACTGTTATTGATTTGCAACTTTCGGAGCTTAACAGTCGTTTTGATGCAGTGAATAGTAATCTACTTCTTGGTATGGCTAGTTTGAGTCCGGATAATTCTTTT TTCAGTGGTTCAAAGCTTGAAGATCTCAGTTACGAGCTTGACAACTATATTCTCTTTGTGAAAGAAGACAATGATTTCTCTAACTTGAAAGGACTTGGAGATCTTTCAGAAACATTAGTTGAAACAGATTTGTACAAGACTTGGAGACTTGTGTTTTTGCTTGTGAAGTTAAGTCTGATATTGCCGGTCGCTACTGCAACAGTAGAAAGAGCTTTTTCTTCAATGAAGTACATCAAAAATTACTTGCGTAGCAGAATTGGTGATGAATTTTTGAATGACTGTTTAGTTTGTTATATAGAAGATAAAGTATTTGAAAGTGTACCTAATGATGCGATTATTGAtcattttcaaaacatgacaaCCCGTCGGGTACAATTGTAA
- the LOC138892000 gene encoding uncharacterized protein, protein MQGEINGLKTLILKDNPSAYCIHCFAHQLQLTLVAVAKKYYDVDKFFDIVANVLNIVGSSFKRRNMLREDQAKKLEELQVLGEVHTGSGLNQELGLQRSGDTRWGSHFKTVRNFIALFSSIINVLEFLASEGVNYLERSVAKSLVNDIRSFEFVHMIFLMLKLLAITNDLNIALRRKDQDIVNAMKLVGFAKRQLQVIERI, encoded by the coding sequence ATGCAAGGAGAAATCAATGGTCTTAAAACTTTAATTCTGAAAGATAATCCTTCGGCATATTGTATACATTGCTTTGCCCATCAATTGCAATTGACTCTTGTAGCCGTTGCAAAAAAATATTATGATGTAGATAAATTTTTTGATATTGTTGCTAATGTCTTGAATATTGTTGGAAGTTCTTTTAAGCGTAGGAATATGCTACGAGAGGATCAGGCGAAAAAACTAGAGGAGCTACAAGTGCTTGGTGAAGTTCATACAGGAAGTGGACTAAATCAAGAACTTGGACTCCAAAGGTCAGGTGATACCCGATGGGGTTCTCATTTTAAGACAGTGCGTAATTTTATTGCATTATTCTCGTCAATCATTAATGTACTTGAGTTTCTTGCAAGTGAGGGTGTAAATTATCTTGAGAGATCAGTGGCAAAAAGTCTAGTAAATGACATAAGATCTTTTGAGTTTGTGCATATGATATTTTTGATGTTAAAATTATTAGCAATCACAAATGATTTGAATATAGCTTTGCGAAGAAAAGATCAGGATATTGTAAATGCTATGAAGCTTGTTGGTTTCGCCAAGAGGCAATTGCAAGTGATAGAGAGAATCTAA
- the LOC138892001 gene encoding uncharacterized protein, which translates to MRDLINQEQSILTSFDKQSKKIKSDYRVRLNASIDVAKFLLKQGMSFRGHDEGETSIKRGNFVELLQWYADRDDEVKKVVLQSAPQNNMMIAPNIQKEIVNACAKEIIKAIVEDLNGDYFGILVDESKDVSHKEQMALVLWYVNKEGKLIE; encoded by the coding sequence ATGAGAGATTTAATTAATCAAGAGCAATCAATTCTAACCTCTTTTGACAAGCAgtctaaaaaaattaaaagtgatTATCGAGTTCGGTTGAATGCTTCGATTGATGTggcaaaatttcttttaaaacaAGGAATGTCTTTCCGGGGCCACGATGAAGGTGAAACTTCTATTAAAAGAGGAAACTTTGTAGAACTCTTACAATGGTATGCAGATAGAGATGATGAAGTGAAAAAAGTTGTGCTACAAAGTGCTCCACAAAATAACATGATGATTGCTCCAAATATCCAAAAAGAGATCGTGAATGCTTGTGCGAAAGAAATAATTAAAGCAATAGTTGAAGATTTAAATGGAGATtattttggaattttggttgatgAATCTAAGGACGTCTCTCATAAGGAACAAATGGCTCTTGTTCTATGGTATGTCAACAAAGAGGGAAAACTTATTGAGTGA